CAACTTAGCTTCAAACAGCCCAATGGCCCGAAACAAAAGTATTCAAAACCATTAGGACTTTTACCCCTTTATTTGGAAtaacatgaataaataaatccCTAACATTGGGAACTAGTTTTCTTATACTACTTTTCCTTTCAACTTTAAGTTCTAAATATCAGTCTGGGAATGGGCCCACAGAagcctgagaaagaccttaatttagaaaggccaaggtcaccctcTGCAGCCCAGGTCATCGCCAGTCtttttgacttctgtcttgccaccaACTTCAATGGGAGGAGtaagtgaggctgataactttgtgcagctctgcctcacttaaatccaattcacaatgCAAGTCAAttacatcaccccatgatgtcattggtcctcttcaaaacaaaggaaCAACACTGTATGTCTCAAACCTAAATACCTCCCCACAAACCTAAATATTTccccacaaaacaaaataaactttgAGGTTTATTCTGAacacatatttaaaataatatgacATTTGCATTTCTAAGACTGCCACTCCCTATCCCTATTTTCCACACtttccattttaaccttatcctgggggaaaacaatttagaaaaatTAATGTAGATGTTTTATCACTGTTTTAATTGAATAGTACAAGTAAGCAAGAATTAACCTTTCATGGTTTAATTTTAATTCCTCTACAATTTCATATTTCCTTCATTGGAAAAGGTAAAAATGTGTATAATGCAGGTAGAAAGACATCACTGTCAGGTTGCTATTGGCTATAGTATTTGAGACCCCTGTAGCACTGTAGTCAACAAGGTAGGACTGGTCAGAGAGTCCccgaagggaaaaggaaaagctctGCGCAATTCAACACCTGCTGTAAACAGTCATATGCTTTTGTATAGTCAACATCAGAGGAAAGAGGCCATCTCTTCTAAATCTGAATtagtcattcctttttttcttttctccatagaTAATCCTAGCAGTTTgccttatattttcctttttcttttttttttttgctttgccttttttctttccttttcaattattattttttattacacCTTCACTTGGCTATGTAAGGAAACATTCTAATATAAAGGTAAAATAGTTTACAATTTCATTAAAATCTCCAAAACTTAAGTAAAAATCTGAAACGAGAGGACATGAGGTATATTCAATTCTATTTAAGTTTATAGATACATTTTAAGAGTTTTATTCACCACTCTCAAATACCACCTGAAGTCAAAAGCAGCAAGCACAGAAAGGCAGTgagttgtagtggaaagaacactggatttggagtcagaagttttAGATTACAAGCTCTCAAATCTGGTACTTCCTACCCATGTAATTTGGGGCATCATTTCTCtaggtttgtttcctcatctataaaatgagaggggtggacCTGTAGCGTCTCTATCAGCTCTAAAAATTTTTTATCCCAAGTACAGAGGACTCATGTGATAAGTACTTagaaatttattaactaattcatttcagtttttctttttattggagACCTAAATGGTAGCTCTGATCCAAAATAAGCATAGTTGATACTATATTGTTCCCTATTTTCCTTGTCCACCTCTTTACTCAGAACATGTAAACAGGTTCCTGAGATTTCTTCACTGTTTTTGTTCTAAGACTCTAAGACACTGAGAGGCACAACAACTTCATGCATTAAGAACAGTCATGGAACTTGAAGGAAAGGTGATACACTATTGTTGACAGATGCAtctgggagaaaggagaggagttaGGGGGAAAGAATGAGAAGGAATAATACAACTGAAAGATAAAGGGTGGAAAAGCTAAATACGTTTCCCAATGAGCCTTCATTATTGTGCATTGTTAAATCAATCTCACGTACATtcagaattaaatacaaaaatatgttcCAGTGTTAAAATGAATTACACATTGTTTGGGGGAACTGATACGATTAGTAGCACTAAGAGAAGTTTTAAgtgtgtttttctttacaatagtcttatttatttaaatctgatggGTATAATACATGTAATATTCGGCTAGCATCATAAATGCAGAGAAAGTGCAACATATCCTAAAACAAGTATACTAAAAATTGCTTATTAACAGAGGAAGGATAGAAACAGTGTCCTAAGTACCTATAATCAAGAATATAATACTATTTCAGTTTTTAACTATAACTTGATATAAGAAAAGTAGCTAAGCAATCTATGGAAAGGTTATTCATGAATTAATTTCAGAAACTTTACAGGGTACTGTACAATaccattttttatttcaaaaagtcAATTGAATTAAAAACACAGATTTAACACCTACTATATAAAAAGCACTGGGATCCAAAGAGGAGAAGCagtacagtccctgccctaaagaacAGTTCACTCAGTACTTCTGTTTTCTCACCACCCCCTCATTCTTTGAGTACCTCTAGTCAAAATTCCTTTTTCATTGACTCTAATGAAACTATCTTCTCAAAAGTCTGTAGCaacttcttaattgccaaatccaatggcctcttctcagttGGTTCTCCTTTTCCTCACTGTTTAAAAGGCACTGGGATCCAAAGATGAGAAATACTACAGTTCCCGCCCTATTACAATCTAATCAGAAGTATAAAACATATACAAGTAAGTATGATTCAAGGTTAAATGtgagaaatgtaaaggaaaggaCCAAACAATATGCTAcaagaaaaatgatgaagggaTGATCACTTTTAGCTGAAGATGAAACCACTTTGTCAAGGGCCTTAAATGCATTTTATACCAAAAGCAAAGGGGAAATCTGTAAAAATTTACAAGCAGAAGAGGGACATAGTCAGATTTTTCCATTAAGAAgagtattttggcagctgtatgaagaatagatgggaaaattgattttcaactcctcaaggacaggaactgtcttttctctttctttgcaatcccagcacttagcagggCCTGGTAGAttataagtgtttaataaatgtttattgattgaattgaggaaatggaagcagctGGACCAGGTAGGATGTATTTCACACAACCTATCAACTCCAAACCTGGACtacattccctcctcatctctacctttcaGAATCCTTGTTTTCTATCAAGGTTTAGTTCTAGTGACATGGTTGTAACCAAAggtgcttttttcccctcaaagatTCCTATCAGATTTCAGTTCTCCCTTGATCTTATCACAATTGAGCTTGTAGCACCAGTGTAGTGAAAAAAGCTCTGTACTTGGGTACAgagggcttgggtttgaatcctgcttctgccacttactacctgtgtgacctcaagcaaggtACTACCTATCTAtggccctcaatttcttcatttataagatGAAGGATTTGCACTAGATGGATTCCAAGagtccttccacctctaaatctatgatcctacttatctgtgtacatgtcatATCCTGACTAGCAGAATCCTtaaggatattttaaaatatttttatccctGTACCAGAactaaatgcctgttgaattgaacTACAATAGTCTAAGCAAGTGACAACGAGTGACTGGTTTAATACGATGACAGTATGAGGAGTGAGGGGTTGGCATATAATAGAACTTAACAACCAACTGGATAGGGGTGCAGTAGAATGAGAGAGTCAAAGTCAGTTGATGTTTTGAGCCTGAATAGCCAAGATAACAGCGGTATCATCAATAGATGatgatgagacagagagaaagggcacTCACAAAGCTGACATTCTACTGGCAGAGGGAAAGAAGCAAGTAAAGAAACTGAAATTGAAGATGAGATATAGAATGATCAGATCAAGAAGGGATATGATCAAAAACATAAGCAGAGGGGTTCAGCCTTGTCATAGAGGGCTtcatccttgagagcaggaggaAAACAGGGAACAAAAGAAGATAAAGGAACGGTGAGGACAAAAAAGGTTTTAAGGTTTGGAGGAGAGTCAAGGGAGGTCATGACAGATGGGTCAAAGCAGGAAATTAGGTCATCTGCTCCAGGGTAGGACAAGGTAGCAGTTTgaaatttagagctgaagaagAGGGGAGATTTGAATCAACTGGTCAACCAACACTGAGAAGTATGATAAGCAGTTAATCAGTCAGTCACTATCTGAGTgacaggcaccgtgctaagagccagggatacaaagaaagacaaaaatcagtcCCTcaagttctcaaggagctcatagtccaCTGGATGCTAATCAGAAATTGAAGAAAAGGATTACAATGTAGTAGAGTGGGGCCAGTTTATATTAGAGAACATGAAGCTCTAAATTTATCCACTTAAACAACCAAGCTCATTATTATAGAATTTTACAAGgcagaatttaaaataattacctTGGGAACCATTTGGCGTGCTCCACCCAAGGATCATCTCCTGATTCCCAACACCTCAGTCCACCATCACAGCAGAAGCATTTGACATCATCATCACAACCTAACCAAAAAGAGAGCCAAAATTTGAATGTGCAAAACAAGTAAAGTGAAAATTTACTAGTTAAGAGCTATGATTATTTCTTCTACCGATTGAGTTTTCTTACCCATATAATAAAAGCCAGCACTTGCAAGCTGCTCTGGAGGAACTGGAATCTGAGATGGCCAGGTCACAAAGGTTTTCATACGGGCTGCGTGGCTTTGCATGCTCAGATTAGAAACACTGAACCTTGATGTTTCTTGGATTTGATTTCCCAGGAAAGGACAGTTGGGAAAATGTCTCCGATGTTCTGACATGGCATCATCTTTCGGTTCCCAATTACTCAGTTTCCCACCGCAGGCAAAGCAAGCTACCATGTCTCCAGGTCCTATGTAGTAAAAACCAGCTTTTGCCAGATCCAGTGGTGACATAAATGTCAGTGGCCATGTCTGGTAAGTAAGAATTCTGGCATCTTCAGTACTCATTGAATAACTATAGGGGCTGGTGTTCAAAGGGGACAAGTCCTCAACTACCCTGGAAGTCACTGGCTCTAGTGGAAAACTGGAATAAGAACCACTGAAATATCCACTCTGTTCTGAACTGGGAGATAATGAGCATGTGACATTATTCAtccctgaaaaagaaaatgcagactgAGAGGAAGATTCTAGATTGTTAACTACAATCAAATTCTGAATAAATGCACAGCTAGGATATAGCTGTTTATGTTTGTCAATAGCACTGTCTCCTTGTTTCCAATTATCCAGCATTAAGCCACAACAGAAACATTTAACTCTGTCGTTCACACCAGTGTAATAAAATCCAGCCCGAGCAAGACTCCTTTCTGAGATTGGAACATTGACTGGGAAAGCAGAATATGTAGACATTCTGTAGAGTTCACAAGAAAAGTCAtatttcagttcatataggttG
This Trichosurus vulpecula isolate mTriVul1 chromosome 2, mTriVul1.pri, whole genome shotgun sequence DNA region includes the following protein-coding sequences:
- the LOC118835501 gene encoding baculoviral IAP repeat-containing protein 2-like isoform X1 gives rise to the protein MHKTTSPEKDLSHFCPLNLMNVIEDSNLYELKYDFSCELYRMSTYSAFPVNVPISERSLARAGFYYTGVNDRVKCFCCGLMLDNWKQGDSAIDKHKQLYPSCAFIQNLIVVNNLESSSQSAFSFSGMNNVTCSLSPSSEQSGYFSGSYSSFPLEPVTSRVVEDLSPLNTSPYSYSMSTEDARILTYQTWPLTFMSPLDLAKAGFYYIGPGDMVACFACGGKLSNWEPKDDAMSEHRRHFPNCPFLGNQIQETSRFSVSNLSMQSHAARMKTFVTWPSQIPVPPEQLASAGFYYMGCDDDVKCFCCDGGLRCWESGDDPWVEHAKWFPRCEYLIAMKGQQFINQIQASYPHLLAQLLSTSDTPVDESAELPIIHFGPGENHSEDAIMMNTSVVKAALEMGFNRRLIKQTVQSKILTTGENYKTVSDLVSDLLKADDETREEEKEQQTEETESVEKNIKYIPAADVSDLSIEEQLRRLQEERTCKVCMDKEVSVVFIPCGHLVVCKECAPSLRKCPICRSTIKGTVRTFLS
- the LOC118835501 gene encoding baculoviral IAP repeat-containing protein 2-like isoform X2; translation: MHKTTSPEKDLSHFCPLNLMNVIEDSNLYELKYDFSCELYRMSTYSAFPVNVPISERSLARAGFYYTGVNDRVKCFCCGLMLDNWKQGDSAIDKHKQLYPSCAFIQNLIVVNNLESSSQSAFSFSGMNNVTCSLSPSSEQSGYFSGSYSSFPLEPVTSRVVEDLSPLNTSPYSYSMSTEDARILTYQTWPLTFMSPLDLAKAGFYYIGPGDMVACFACGGKLSNWEPKDDAMSEHRRHFPNCPFLGNQIQETSRFSVSNLSMQSHAARMKTFVTWPSQIPVPPEQLASAGFYYMGCDDDVKCFCCDGGLRCWESGDDPWVEHAKWFPRCEYLIAMKGQQFINQIQASYPHLLAQLLSTSDTPVDESAELPRENHSEDAIMMNTSVVKAALEMGFNRRLIKQTVQSKILTTGENYKTVSDLVSDLLKADDETREEEKEQQTEETESVEKNIKYIPAADVSDLSIEEQLRRLQEERTCKVCMDKEVSVVFIPCGHLVVCKECAPSLRKCPICRSTIKGTVRTFLS